Proteins encoded within one genomic window of Bemisia tabaci chromosome 2, PGI_BMITA_v3:
- the LOC109043441 gene encoding uncharacterized protein has protein sequence MILACQQDCKKSSQVKGARVFSIQSTVSTTPWLFKIFLPKDILSRTRVGHGRFAAYLRRINLCDSILCFCGQIATIDHILLQCKHLINLQTLFDLLSQAGVYFLTNSAVLLANRSKNKYSINVFGFDMFM, from the coding sequence ATGATCCTCGCCTGCCAACAAGACTGCAAAAAATCCTCACAAGTCAAAGGAGCACGAGTCTTCAGCATCCAAAGCACAGTGTCAACCACCCCATGGCTCTTCAAAATCTTCCTCCCAAAAGATATCCTCTCCCGCACGAGAGTGGGCCACGGACGCTTCGCAGCTTATCTGAGAAGAATCAACCTGTGCGATTCCATCCTATGCTTCTGTGGACAAATTGCCACTATCGACCATATTCTTCTTCAGTGTAAACATCTCATTAACCTACAAACGCTCTTTGACCTACTGAGCCAGGCAGGCGTCTACTTCCTTACCAACTCAGCTGTGCTCCTAGCTAATCGATCCAAGAACAAATACTCTATT